GCCGGTCAGCAGGGCGCGGGAGCGGAGCCCGATCCCGGCGGCCCAGTCGGTGCCCGACACCAGCGTCCGCTCGACGAGCCGTTCCATGACGGGCTCGGCGAGTTCGGGCCGTCCGGCGCGGACGGCGGCCTCGACGACCTCGGACGGGACGAACGCGTGCAGGCCCGGATCGTCGTAGCGGGCGGCCCGGCGGGCGGCGCGCAGCGCGGTCTCGTACCGTCCGGCGCCGTTGTGCAGGACGGCCGTCGCGAGGTCGAGCACGGAGAGCAGCTGCCCGCGGCCGCGGTCGCGGGCCACCCGGGCGCCCGTCTCGATCAGCCGGTCGAGGCGGCCGCCGTCGCCGCGCCAGGCGGTGAGCACCAGGTCGGCCTGCACGGGCGCGGTGACCTCCCACGGCCCGGTCGCCGCGTGCGCCTCGGCGACGAGCGCGTCCGCGCCGTCGAACTCGCCGGCGTGGATCCGGGCGAGCGCGAGCTGCCGCAGCGCGAGCGGGAGGACGCCGCGCGCGCCCGTCCGCCGGACGGCGTCCAGCTGGCGTTCGGCGAGGACGTGCCACGCCTCGTCGTCCCACAGGTCGGCGGCGGCGCCGCAGGCGAGCCAGGCGGAGAGGGCGCCGGGCGCGGCGAGGTGGGCGTCGACGGCCGCGCGCAGCGGGCCCGCGGCGGCGGCGTCGCCCCGGGTGACCTGGACGGCGAGGGCGTCCAGCAGCAGGTCGAGGGGGCGGTCGCCGGGGCCGTGGCCGGTGGCGGCCCGCGCGGTCGGCGGGAGCGGGCGGGTGCCGAGCCGGCCGGCGGCGAGCGCGGCGGCGAGCGCGTCGAGCGCGGCCTCCCGGGCGGCCGGACGGTCGTGCGCGGCGAGCGCGGCGGCGGCGTCGAGCAGCGGTGCGACGGCGTCGCCGCAGCGCCCGTTCTGCAGGCCGAGCCGGGCCGACAGCAGCCCGGCGCGGGTGCGGTCGTGCGCGTCGAGGGGCCCGGCGGTGGCGGTGGCGAGCAGCGCGGACGCCTCGTCGATCGCCCCCGCGCGGAACGCGAGCCCGGCGGCGTCGAGGGCGCGGGCGGCGCGGCGGGCGGGGGCGGGGGTGAGGGCGGCGGCCCGGCCGAGGAACGTCGCGGCGGCGGCGAGGCCGCCCCGGTCGCGCGCCCGGGGCATGGACCGTTCTAACGTCGCGGCCACGGTCTCGTCCGGCGCGAGGACGGACTGCGCGTGGTGCCAGGCGCGGCGGTCGGGGTCGGTCCCGGGGTCGGTCGCCTCGGCGAGGGCGCGGTGGACGGCGCGGCGTTCGTCCGGTTCCGCGGCCCGGTGGACGGACGAGCGCAGCCGCGAGTCCGCGAAGCGGACGCGGCCGTCGAGGCGGAGCAGCCCCGCCGCCTCGGCGGGCGCGGCGGCGCCGGGGCCGATGCCGAGGCGGCGCGCCGAGTCCCACAGCAGCGCGGGGTCGCCGAGCGGTTCGGCGGCGGCCAGCAGGAGCAGCCGCCGTGTCGCGGGCGGGAGACCGTCGAGGACGCCCGGGGCGCCGGGGGCGCCGGGAGGGCGGTCGTCCGGGGGCGGCGGCCCGTATCCGGCGCCCGGTTCGGCCGCGTGCCGCTGCAGTTCGAGGAGCGTCCGGGGGTTGCCGCGCGCCTCGGCGACGAGCCGGTCGCGGACGCGCGGGTCGAGCGGGACGCGGAGCCGGGCGCCGAACAGCACGAGCGCGTCGTCGCGGCCGAGGCCGGTGAGCCGGTGCGCGGGGAGGCCGGCGAAGTCGTCCGGCGGCGTGTCGCCGCGGCCCGCGACGAGGAGGGCGACCGGCGCGGTGCGGGCGCGGCGCGCGGCGAAGGCGAGGACGCGCGCGGACGCGGGGTCGAGCGCGTGCGCGTCGTCGACGAGGCACACGAGCGGCTGCTCGCGGGCCGCCGCCGCCAGCAGCCCGCGGACGGCGTGCCCGAGCCGGGACGGTTCGGGCGGCGGGCCGTCGCGCAGTGCGAAGACCACCTCCAGGGCGTTCCGCTGCGGGCCGGGGAGGGTCTCCGCGTGCGGCAGGACGGGCTCGCAGAGTTCGTGCAGCGCGCCGTGCGGGAGTCCGGCGGTGCCGGTCCCGCTCGTGCGGAGCGCGCGCAGGCCGGGGAACGCCGCGACGGCCCGTTCGAGCAGCGCCGTCTTGCCGATGCCGGCCTCGCCGTGCACGACGATCGCGCCGCCGCGTCCGGCCGGGACGCCGCGGAGCAGGCTTTCGACCGCTGCCAGCTCGGGTTTTCGGGACAGGAACCCGTGCCCGTGCCAGGGCGGGATTCCAGCGGTCATGGGCGATCTCCAGACGACCTTGCGGGGGGTGGGCCGGGTGGACGAAGGCGGGGGCCGGGCGCCGCGCCGCGCCCGGCCCCTTGATTTTTCAATCAAGTTGATCATGGCGAGCCGACGCCGCCGACAACCGGACTAATGGGGCGTCTTGCCAATAGATGAATATTGACTGAACCGCCAATTGCGCCATGGGACGCCAGAGAAATAGGCGATTTCTACCGATACGGACCGGTAGGTGTTGCGTGGGAGTCTGACGCTGCGCGTGATGCGACCGGCTCCCCGATCGGTGGTCATCGACCGGGTGCCGCCAGACAGACCCGGAAAGGCGACCGCCATGGCAGACCCGTCCGTGACCGTGGGCGGCGTGACCTACAAGGTCACCCCCGAATACCTGGCCAGTGCCGCGACGGACACGACGAACACCGCGGCCCGGATCTCCGACGAACTCGCCCAGATCAAGGCGTACGTCTACAGCCTCGAGGCGAGCTGGGGCGGTATGGCCCACGACCGCTTCGTCGCGCTGATGGCCGAGTACGACGTTCTCGCCAAGATGCTGAACGACGCCCTCACCGGCATCGCGGCCGGCCTGCAAGGCAACTACGTCAACTACAAGGAATCCGAGCAGCAGAACATCACCAACCTCGGCAACATCGAGGCGGGCATGCCGGGCGGCCCCGGCGCCGTCGCGAACCTCACCTGAGCCGCACCCGAGACCCCGTCACACCACCCGAAAAGGACCCCGTCATGGCCAATGTCGACGGCACGCAGATCTATGTCGGTGAGGGACTCGGCGCCGCGGGCGGCTGGCTCAACGGCCGCGCGGCCGAGATCGAGGGCCAGCTGCAGACGCTGAAGGCCAAGCTCGCCCCGCTGGAGGCGGCGTGGACGCAGAGCCAGGCCGCCACCTACTACCAGGACATGCAGCTCCAGTGGAACATCGCCGCCGACGGCCTGTTCGGCCCGGACGGCGTGCTCGGCCAGATCGCCCACGCGATGAACGTCAACTGGGGCAACTACGCGGACGCCGAGTGGGCGAACATCCGCAGCTGGCAGCACTGACCGCACGGTGAGATCGGGGAACCAGGGAGCCTTCGTTGGCCGATGAGCGGTGCCGGATCACGGTCGTGGGCGAGCGCCGGAAGGTGGACATCGCCGTCCCCGCGCACGCCCCGATCACCGACTACGCGTCCATGCTCGCCGACCTGTGCGGCCAGGACGAGACGGACGCGATGCCGCCCGCGTGGTCGCTCGCGCCCGTGGGGCGTCCGCCGTTCGAGCCGGGCACCTCGCTCGGGACCGCGGGCGTGGTGGACGGCGAGACGCTGTACCTGCGCAACGTCCTCGACGGCGAGTTCGACGGGCCGGCCGTCTCCGACATCGAGGAGGAGATCGCCGCGCTGGAGGACGACGGCGCGATGTGGAACGCGCGGACCCGCGCGTCCACCACGCTCGTCCTCGGGCTGCTCGTCCTCGTCGGCGCGGCCGTCGCGCTCGCGTCCGGCGGGGGCGCGTCCGGCGCGATCGCGGCCGGGATCCCGCTGTTCGTCACCGGGCTCGCCACGCCGATCCTCGCCTGGAGCGCGGCCCGCAAGCACTGGCCCGTCCCGCCCGCGGCGCGGACGGTGCTGGCCGCGGCCGCGTGCCCGCTGCTGACCGGCGCGGTGCTCGCCCTGCCGCTGGAGGGGTTCGGGCCCCGGCTCGCGGTGGCGCTGGCCGCCGCGCTGATCGGCGCGCTCGCCGCGTACCTCGCGGCCCCCTCGGCGCCCACGATGGTGCTGATGCTGGGCTGCGGGCTCGCGCTGCTCCTCGCCGTCCCGCTGGCGCTGCTGAGCGCGGACGCGACGGAGGCCGCGGCGGTCGTCGCCGTGGTCGTGTTCCACGTCCTCGCGGCGCTGCCGAGGCTGGCCTCGCAGGTCGCGACGCTGCCGCCGGGCACCACCGAGATGGACGACGTCGCCGGGACGGTGCGCCGCGTGCAGCGGGTGCTCGTCCTGCTCAACACCGTGTGCTGCCTGGCGATCATCGTGTGCCTGGGGGTGCTGAGCACGTCCGACGGCTGGTTCGCGCTCGGGCTGACGCTCTGCCTCGGCGTCGCGCTGCTGTGCCGGGCGAGCAGCTCGCGGCTGACGGTCGTCGTCGCGGCGCTGCTGCTGAGCGGCCTCGGCGGGCTGGGCGCGCTGGTGCTGCGGGTCCCGGACCGGCTGTCCGGCCTCGGCCTGCCGGGCTGGTCCGGGCCGCTGGCGCTGGTGGTCGTCGGCGTCATCGTGCTGTGGGCCGGGCTGGTGATGTGCTTCCGCAGCTCGCTGCAGCAGGTCGACTTCGGCGAACGGTGGCGCTGGCCGGGCTCGTTCGCCGCCCTCCTCGGCGCGGTCAGCGTGCCGCTCGCGGCGGGGGTCTTCGGGGTCCTCGAAGCGCTCCTGGACGCCGGCAAGGGGTTGTGACGCGATGCTGATGGGGAAGTCGTCGCGGGAACGGGTCGCGCCCGGCTGGGGGGCGCACGACACGATCGCCGCCGCCGTCCGCGCCGCCGCCGCCGGAGCGACCGTGTCGGTGCATCCCGGCGAGTACCGGGAGAGCGTCGTCCTGAACAGGGACGTCACCCTGCTCGCGGAGAAGGGGCCCGGGACGGTGCGGATCGTGTCGCCGCGCGGCCCCGCGATCACCGTGCACGGCGGCGCGGCCGCCGTCCGCGACCTCACCGTGACGGGCGCCGCCCCCGGCGAGCCCGCGATCCTGCTGCGCGGCGGGACGCCCGACGTGCGCGGCTGCGAGGTCACCGGCGGCCGGGTCGAGGTCACCGGCGACGCCGTCGCCGCGCTCGCCGGCTGCACGGTCGTCGGCGCCGACGGCGCGTCCGTCCGGCTGACCGGGACCAGCCGGACGGTCCTGGAGGACCTCGCCGTCCGGATCGCGGGCGGCGACGGCGTCGTCGTGGACGACGAGGCCCGCGCCGACTGCACCGGCGCCCTCATCGACGGCGCCGCGGGCCGGGGCGTCCACGTGGCCGGGACCGCGCGCGCCCGCTTCACCCGGTGCGAGGTGCGCGGCACCCGCGCCGCCGCCGTCCACGCGGAGGGCGGCGCGGCGCTCGTGCTGAGCGAGTGCCGGCTGCACGACGCCGACGCGCACGGCGTCCGGCTCGGCGGGACGGCCGGCCGGCGCGCGCCCGGGGACGGCGGCGAGCGGCCGGGGGAGCGGCGGGACGCCGCGTCGGCCGAGGAGCCGCGCACGTCCAGCCCGCACGGCGTCCTGCTCCGCCGCTGCGAGATCGCCCGCACCGGCGCGTCCGGGGTGCTCGCCGAGGACGAGGCGGCCGCCTTCCTGCACGACTGCCACGTGCACGACACGTCCCGTGCGGCGATCTTCGCGACCGGGCGCAGCGAGCTGGAACTGGACGGCGTGCGGGCCGTCGACGTCGACGGCAGCGCGCTCGCCGCCGCCGAGGACGCCGTGCTGCGGGCCCGCGGCGGCACGTTCGCCCGCACCGCCGCGAACGGCCTGTACGCGACGGGACGCGCGGAGGTGACGCTCGCCGACTGCGACGTCCAGGACACCGCGTACACGGCCGTCCACCTCGCCGACGGCGCCCGCGCGACGCTGACCGGCTGCCGGATCCGCGAGACCCCCGAGTACGGGATCCGGGTGTGCGACCGGGCCGAGCTGGCGGCGGACGGGACGCGGGTGCGGGACGCGCGGCTCACCGGCGTCCTCGTGGAGGGCGGCGACGCCGTCCTGCGCGACTGCACGATCGAGCACGTCCGGAACGGGATCGCGCTGCGCACGACGCACCGTCCGCTGGTGTCGGGCTGCGAGGTCGGCGACGTCGCGGAGGTCGGCGTCGAGGTGGGACCGGACGGCGGGGCCGTCCTCGAGGACGTCCGGGTCCGGCGCACCGGCTCGACCGGGATCTTCCTGGACGCCGGCAGCGGCGTGCGGATCGACGGCTGCGAGGTGCACTGGGCCGAGGGCACCGGGCTGTTCGCCGGGGCGCGGGCCCGCCCGCGCGTCCGCGGCCTGACCGTGGAGCGTCCCGGCCGCAACGGCGTGTTCGTCGCCGAGGGCGCGGCCGGGCTCTTCGAGGACTGCCGGGTTCGCGACGCCGGGTATCCGGCGATCTACGTCGAGGCCGCGGCGTCGCCCGTCCTGCGCCGCTGCGCGGTGGAGGGCGGCGACCACGACCTGGTCGTCTGCGACGGCGCCGAACCGGTCGTGGAGGACTGCAGGTCGGAGGGGGTGCGCGACGGCGTGCTGCCGGAGGGCCGCGTTCCCGCGGCCGGGACCGCGGCGGCCGTCCCGGGACCGCGGAACGGGGCCGGTGACGGCGACGGCGGGGACGACGACCGGACGCCCGAGGAGCGGCTCGCGGAACTGCGGGCCGAACTCGACCGGCTGGTCGGCCTCGAACGCGTCAAGCACGACATCGTCGGGCTCACGAAGCTGATGCAGATGGTGAAGGTGCGCCGGGAGGCGGGCCTTCCGCCGCCGCCGCTGAACCGCCACCTGGTCTTCGCGGGGAACCCGGGCACCGGCAAGACGACGGTGGCGCGGCTGTACGGCGGGTTCCTGCACGCGCTCGGCCTGCTGCAGCGCGGCCATCTCGTCGAGACCGACCGCGGCGACCTCGTCGGCGAGTACGTCGGGCACACCGCGCCCAAGACGCAGGCGGTGTTCCGCCGCGCGCTCGGCGGGGTGCTGTTCATCGACGAGGCGTACGCGCTGGTCCCGCACGCGCAGCCCAACGACTTCGGCCAGGAGGTCATCTCCACCCTGGTGAAGCTGATGGAGGACCACCGCGACGACGTCGTGGTGATCGTCGCCGGATACCCGGAGGAGATGGCGCGCTTCCTCGCCTCCAACGCCGGGCTGGGCTCGCGCTTCACCCGCACCCTGACGTTCGAGGACTACGGGGCGGGCGAACTCGTGCGGATCGTCCGGCACCACGCCGACCGGCACCGGTACGACTGCCCGGAGGAGACGGTCGAGTCCCTCCACCGGTTCTTCGACGAACTCCCGAGGGGCCGGCAGTTCGGCAACGGGCGGACGGCACGGCAGGTGTTCCAGCTGATGACCGAACGGCACGCGCAGCGCATCGCCGACGACCCGGCCACGGCCGATCCCGGCGACCTGTCGACGCTGCTTCCGGCGGACCTCCCGGAGGCGGACGCCCTGTGACCGCATTCCCGACGAGCGAGGAGGAGCAGTGACCGATCCCATCACCTCCGAGTACGACACCGATCCGATCGACCCGCCCGATCCCGACGCGGAAGCGGAGGAGGGCGCCGAGCCGCCCCCGCCGCCCGACCTGGGGAACACCGACTCCCCGGACCTGACGGTCTGGTCGTCGCGGCCGTCCTTCAACGACCCGCCGAAGCCCATCGGCCAGAACGGGAGCGGCGAGCCGCCGCCGGAGGTGTCGGCGGACTCCGAGCCGTTCTCGATCAATCTCGAGACCATGGCGACCCAGCTCGGGAGCATGCTGTCGACCTCCCGCGACCTCGTCGCGAAGTACGAGGCGCTGCGCAGCACGGTCCTCAGCACCCAGGCGACCGTCTTCGGGCAGGAGTCGGAGGAGGACGACGGGCTGTTCGACTTCTCGACCGGCCAGTACTGGGACTGGACGGACGGGGACGCGCCGACCGTCTGGCAGGAACCGGCGAAGCGGTTCGCGGAGCACATGAACCCGGCGCAGCAGAAGGCGCTGCAGCACATCGGCGGGGTCCTGGAACTCGTCGGCGAGTACATCGCGCTGGCGAACCACACGGGCCAGACGTACTCCGAGGCCGACCGGAACTCGAAGTTCCCCCCGCCGCCCGGCAACTCCGTGACGGGCTGAGAGGAGACGCGTCATGGCGGAACCGGGACAGGACATTCCGGGCGGGTTCCAGATCGACCTCGGCGTGCTCTCGGCCGCGATCACCAGCGTGGGCACCGAGAAGACGAACATCGGCGGGGCCCTGGACGACATCAGGCTGAAGATGAACGGGCTGTCGGAGTCCTGGAACAGCCCCGCGTACAGCAGCTTCGAGGAGGTCCGCCTGTGGTTCGACAGGGCGTCCACCGAGGTCCTGGACCTGCTCGGCGACCTCATCGTCCGGATGGAGACGTCGTACGGCAACTACTCCGAGGCCGAGGGCACGAACGTCGGCAACCTCGGCACGCACCTGACGGCGTGAGGACGGAACCGGCCTGAACCGCCGCGATTCCTGATGTGAAGGGAGGCGTCCGCGATGGCGGAAACCACGAACTACGACCTCGTGGACAAGATTTCGGTCGCGCCGTCGAGTCTCACGACCACGGCGACACAGCTCAAGACGCACGCGCAGGAGATCGCGGACGCGATCGGCCGCATCCAGGCGACCCTGAACGGGCTCACGTCCCAGGGGTGGCGAGGCGGGACCCAGCAGGAGGCCGAGGACTTCAACCGGAGGTGGCTCGCGGTGATGAAGGAGCTGTTCGGTACCGAGGCGGACCCGAGCCTCGGCGTGCTGAACGCCATCTCGTCCGGCGTCGGCGTCGCGGGCGGGAACTACGGCATGGCCGAGAACGGGCTCAACAGCGTCTGGAACAAGTTCGCCTCCGGCCTCCCCACCGCCGACGAACTCACCGGCGACGGCGGCGGCGAGGAGAAGCCGGACCCCGACAAGCCCGCCGACGTCCTGGACACCAACAAGACCGCGATCACGGCCGACTACTGACGCCCGGCCCGGACGCGACATTCCCTTAGGCAGCCGAAACCGATGAGCAGGATCGCCTTTCACCGCCCCGCCCGGATGGCGCCGCCGCCCGTGCCGGAGGACAAGCTCAGCATCGCCGCCCCGCCGCAGATGCAGCCGCAGAACACGATGTCGAGCATGGTCATGCTGCTCCTCCCGCTGCTGACCAGCGTCAGCATGGCCGCCTACCTCGTCTCCACCGGACGCCGGTGGATGATCATCCTCGGGGTCGTGTTCGTGGTGTCGGCGGTGGGCCTGACCGTCGGCGTCCACATGCAGACGCGCGGCCGCAACCGCCGGACGCGCGACCGGCACCGCGAGCGCTACCTGGAGTACCTCGGCGACATCCGCGGGCAGGCGCGGGACGTCGCCCGCGTGCAGCGGTTCGCGGCCGCCTGGGTCCATCCGAGCCCGGAGCGGCTCTGGGCGATCGCCGAGCGGCGCCGCCGCGTGTGGGAGCGGCGCCCCGGCGACCCCGACCACCTGCGCGTCCGGGTCGGCACCGGGAACGGGCCGCTCGCCCTCACCATGACGACGAACCGGCGCTCCGACCCGTCCGTCGAGTACGACCCGCGCTCCTTGCACGCGGCGGAGGAGCTCGTCCAGACCCACGGGACGGTCGAGGGGCAGCCCGCGTGGATCGACCTCGGCCGCGCCGGGGTGGTCAGCCTGCTCGGCCCCGCCGCGCAGACCGAAGCCGCGGCCGCCGCGCTGCTGTGCCAGCTCGCCGTCCTGCACGCGCCCGACGACGTGCAGATCGCCGTCGTGACGGCGGGCGACCCGGCGTGGGAGTGGGCGAAATGGCTCCCGCACACCTTCGAGCCGGACGCCCGCGACCGGGACACCGAGGTGGTCCCGCTCGTCGCCGAACGCCTCGACGGCCTCGCCGACCACCTGGAGGCCGCGCTCGACCGGGCCGTCGCGGCCCGCGCCGCGCGCGGCACCCGGCTCATCTCCATGACCTCCGAGGAGCCGCCCGGGCAGCGGCTCGTGATGGTGCTGAACGGCTACGACCCGCGGACGGTGTGGGCGCAGTCCCCGCTCGTCGTCCGGCTGATCGCCGAGGCGGGCGCCCAGCTCGGCATCACGGTGGTGTGCGTCGTCACCGAGGAGGCGCACGAACCGGAACGGGTGGACGTGCGGGTCCGGGTGGACGCGCGCGGCCGCGCCACCCTCGAAGGGCCGCACGCGGGGCTCCGCGCCGACGTCAAGGACGTCACGGTGGACCGCCCGTCGCCGGCGCTGCGCTCCCGCGTCGCCCGCGCGCTCGCGCCGCTGCGTTTGTCGGGCGAGCAGGACCAGGTCCTCGCCCAGTCGGTGTCGCTGCCGGGCATGCTCGGCATCGGCGACCTGTCGTCCCTCGACCCGAGCGCCGCCTGGCGGGGCCCGGACGACGAGGAGCTGCTGCGGGTCCCGGTCGGCGTGTCCGGCGACGGGGAGGCGCTCGTCCTGGACCTGAAGGAGTCGGCGCAGGGCGGGATCGGCCCGCACGGGCTGGTCGTCGGCGCGACCGGGTCCGGGAAGAGCGAGCTGCTGCGCACGCTCGTCACCGGGCTGGCGGTGACGCACTCGCCGGAGCACCTCGGGTTCGTCCTGGTCGACTTCAAGGGCGGCGCGACGTTCGCCGGGCTCACCGGCCTCCCGCACGTCGCCGGCCTGATCACCAACCTGAGCGACGAGCTCGCGCTGGTCGAGCGGGTGCGGGCCGCGCTCGCGGGCGAGCAGCAGCGCAGGCAGCGGCTGCTGCGCCGCGCGGGCAACGTCGACTCGATCCGCGACTACCAGCGCAAGCAGGCCGCGGGCGGCACCGACGTGGACGGCGTCCCGCTGCCGCCGCTGCCCTACCTGATGATCGTCGTCGACGAGTTCGGGGAGCTGCTGTCGCAGCAGTCGGACTTCATCGACCTGTTCGTGCAGATCGGCCGGGTCGGCCGTTCCCTCGGCATGCACCTGCTGCTCGCCACCCAGCGGCTGGAGGAGGGCCGCCTGCGGGGGCTGGAGTCGCACCTGTCGTACCGCATCGCGCTGCGCACGTTCAGCGCCGCCGAGAGCCGCGCGGTGCTCGGCTCCCCGGACGCCTACCGGCTGCCGTCCATTCCCGGATCGGCGTACCTGAAGGTCGACGAGTCCGTCTTCGAGCGGTTCCGGGTCGCGCACGTCTCCCGCCTCTACGAGACCGCCGCACCGGACGAGGGCCGCGCCGCGCCCGTCCGTCCCGTCCCGTACGGGCTGCGGACGCCGCCCGTCCCCGACGAACCGGCGCCGCGTCCCGTCCGGGCCGCCGCCCCGGAGACGGGGACGACCGAACTCGAGGTCGTCGTGGAGCGGCTCGCGGCGAGCAGCGCCCCCACCCACCAGGTGTGGCTGCCGCCGCTCCCGGCCGCCTACCCGCTCGACCCGCTGCT
The nucleotide sequence above comes from Actinomadura algeriensis. Encoded proteins:
- the eccCa gene encoding type VII secretion protein EccCa, which translates into the protein MSRIAFHRPARMAPPPVPEDKLSIAAPPQMQPQNTMSSMVMLLLPLLTSVSMAAYLVSTGRRWMIILGVVFVVSAVGLTVGVHMQTRGRNRRTRDRHRERYLEYLGDIRGQARDVARVQRFAAAWVHPSPERLWAIAERRRRVWERRPGDPDHLRVRVGTGNGPLALTMTTNRRSDPSVEYDPRSLHAAEELVQTHGTVEGQPAWIDLGRAGVVSLLGPAAQTEAAAAALLCQLAVLHAPDDVQIAVVTAGDPAWEWAKWLPHTFEPDARDRDTEVVPLVAERLDGLADHLEAALDRAVAARAARGTRLISMTSEEPPGQRLVMVLNGYDPRTVWAQSPLVVRLIAEAGAQLGITVVCVVTEEAHEPERVDVRVRVDARGRATLEGPHAGLRADVKDVTVDRPSPALRSRVARALAPLRLSGEQDQVLAQSVSLPGMLGIGDLSSLDPSAAWRGPDDEELLRVPVGVSGDGEALVLDLKESAQGGIGPHGLVVGATGSGKSELLRTLVTGLAVTHSPEHLGFVLVDFKGGATFAGLTGLPHVAGLITNLSDELALVERVRAALAGEQQRRQRLLRRAGNVDSIRDYQRKQAAGGTDVDGVPLPPLPYLMIVVDEFGELLSQQSDFIDLFVQIGRVGRSLGMHLLLATQRLEEGRLRGLESHLSYRIALRTFSAAESRAVLGSPDAYRLPSIPGSAYLKVDESVFERFRVAHVSRLYETAAPDEGRAAPVRPVPYGLRTPPVPDEPAPRPVRAAAPETGTTELEVVVERLAASSAPTHQVWLPPLPAAYPLDPLLAPAGPVDGRGLQSQVWPTPGRLNFPVAVADLPARQEQRPLVLDLAGLHGHLVLVGAPQSGKSTFLRTMLISAMLTHTPDELQFYCVDHGGGGLHAFADAPHVSGVASRRDPERVRRVLTEVTRLVDVRERMFAELGVQSAADFRRARDAGALPDGVRAADVVLVIDNWGAMRTEMEDASAIVTDITTRGLGVGVHVVLTAGRWAELRPALRDSIPGRLELNLNDPAESEINRKETRRIGRVPPGRGLMPPGVPVHIPLPRLDASDGVDDLTEAQQRLLTEIAAAWEGPAAPPLKVLPERVTVAELAEIAAGGGVRDPWEDDGRGLTETEVPIGLSQRDLRPVGLDLTAGRPHFLLFGDAGAGKTSFLRAWMRGVARRHSPWDVRFIVVDYRRSLLDVVPEPYIGAHAGNPELAETFVDQVVAKLRERMPPADLDSRRLRDRDWWQGPEFYLVVDDYDLVADGPGRGPLAPLAAFVGQGEELGFHVVLARRVSGASRTLMADPLLGRLREFGSDGLILSGDPREGALLGDQRAAQRVPGRGVLVRRRTSPEPIHAVLDEENETLTYELGSVDSPEEVGAWPTT